In a single window of the Ancylobacter polymorphus genome:
- a CDS encoding aspartate-semialdehyde dehydrogenase — protein sequence MGYKVAIVGATGNVGREMLDILSERGFPADEVVALASRRSVGTEVSFGDKTIKCKALENYDFSDTDICLMSAGGEVSKEWSPKIGRQGCVVIDNSSAWRYDSDVPLIVPEVNADAVAGFTKKNIIANPNCSTAQLVVALKPLHDKATIKRVVVATYQSVSGAGKDAMDELFAQTRAVFVSDPVEAKKFPKRIAFNVIPHIDVFMEDGYTKEEWKVMAETKKILDPKIKLTCTAVRVPVFISHSEAVNVEFENPISVEEATETLRNAPGVLVVDKREPGGYITPYEAAGEDATYVSRIREDATVENGLSFWCVSDNLRKGAALNAVQIAEVLVNRKLIQPKAQKAA from the coding sequence ATGGGCTACAAGGTCGCCATCGTCGGTGCCACGGGTAATGTGGGCCGCGAAATGCTCGACATCCTCTCCGAGCGGGGCTTTCCCGCTGACGAGGTGGTCGCGCTCGCCTCTCGCCGCTCCGTCGGCACCGAGGTTTCTTTCGGCGACAAGACCATTAAGTGCAAAGCCCTGGAAAATTACGATTTTTCCGACACCGACATCTGCCTGATGTCGGCCGGCGGCGAGGTGTCCAAGGAATGGTCGCCCAAGATCGGCCGTCAGGGCTGCGTGGTGATCGATAATTCCTCCGCCTGGCGCTACGACAGCGACGTGCCGCTGATCGTGCCGGAGGTGAATGCCGACGCTGTCGCCGGCTTCACCAAGAAGAACATCATCGCCAACCCGAACTGCTCGACCGCCCAGCTCGTCGTGGCGCTGAAGCCGCTGCACGACAAGGCGACGATCAAGCGCGTCGTCGTGGCGACCTATCAGTCCGTTTCCGGCGCCGGCAAGGACGCCATGGACGAACTGTTCGCCCAGACCCGCGCCGTGTTCGTCTCCGATCCGGTGGAAGCCAAGAAGTTCCCCAAGCGCATTGCCTTCAACGTCATTCCTCACATCGACGTCTTCATGGAAGACGGCTACACGAAGGAAGAGTGGAAGGTGATGGCCGAGACGAAGAAGATTCTCGACCCGAAGATCAAGCTCACCTGCACCGCCGTGCGCGTGCCGGTGTTCATCTCCCACTCCGAGGCGGTGAACGTCGAGTTCGAGAATCCGATCAGCGTCGAGGAAGCGACCGAAACCCTGCGCAACGCGCCGGGCGTGCTGGTCGTCGACAAGCGCGAGCCGGGTGGCTACATCACGCCCTATGAAGCGGCCGGCGAGGACGCCACCTATGTCTCGCGCATCCGCGAGGACGCGACGGTGGAGAACGGCCTCTCCTTCTGGTGCGTGTCGGACAATCTGCGCAAGGGCGCGGCGCTGAACGCGGTGCAGATCGCCGAAGTGCTGGTCAACCGCAAGCTGATCCAGCCGAAGGCGCAGAAGGCGGCCTGA
- a CDS encoding glucokinase, with the protein MPSKILIADIGGTSSRLALVGPDGVPRDIQIHRNDDFAGFERMIEADLAQRGAEARASVGGAVLAVAGPADEEEIRLTNRDWAFSKREMRRYFGWQKFNVLNDFEALALGVPALTADDLVAVGGGHAERDAPILVCGPGTGFGTAMLVKTGRNRMVLTGEGGRVRLGAADSEEALLLGHMVRELGPVVVEHALSGSGLARIHRILSGTALSPEEVIAAAKRDDDAARHSCHVFLRLFGRIAGDLALITNARGGVFLAGGVSVGLASLFAQSDFRAAFEEHPPFEGRLAEMPVHVITHPTPGLIGCGQFGGRVARTLKPGLRVV; encoded by the coding sequence ATGCCCAGCAAGATCCTCATCGCCGATATCGGCGGAACCTCCTCCCGCCTCGCTCTTGTCGGCCCGGACGGCGTGCCGCGCGACATCCAGATTCACCGCAATGACGATTTCGCCGGCTTCGAGCGGATGATCGAGGCTGATCTTGCCCAGCGCGGCGCGGAGGCGCGGGCCTCGGTCGGTGGCGCGGTGCTGGCGGTGGCCGGACCGGCGGATGAGGAGGAGATCCGCCTCACCAACCGTGACTGGGCCTTCTCCAAGCGCGAGATGCGGCGCTATTTCGGCTGGCAGAAATTCAACGTGCTGAACGATTTCGAGGCGCTGGCGCTGGGCGTGCCGGCGCTCACCGCCGACGACCTCGTCGCGGTCGGCGGCGGCCATGCCGAGCGCGACGCGCCCATTCTGGTGTGCGGGCCCGGCACCGGCTTCGGCACCGCAATGCTGGTCAAGACCGGCCGCAACCGCATGGTGCTCACCGGCGAGGGCGGACGGGTGCGGCTCGGCGCCGCCGATTCGGAAGAGGCGCTGCTGCTCGGCCATATGGTGCGCGAGCTCGGCCCCGTCGTGGTGGAGCACGCGCTCTCCGGCTCCGGCCTCGCCCGCATCCACCGCATCCTCTCCGGCACCGCCCTCTCGCCGGAAGAGGTGATTGCGGCGGCGAAGCGTGACGACGACGCGGCCCGGCACAGCTGCCACGTGTTCCTGCGGCTGTTCGGCCGTATCGCCGGCGATCTCGCGCTGATCACCAATGCGCGCGGCGGCGTGTTTCTCGCCGGCGGCGTCTCGGTCGGCCTCGCCTCGCTGTTCGCGCAATCGGACTTCCGCGCCGCCTTCGAGGAGCACCCGCCCTTCGAGGGCCGGCTCGCCGAGATGCCGGTGCATGTCATCACCCATCCGACGCCGGGGCTGATCGGCTGCGGCCAGTTCGGAGGCCGGGTGGCGCGCACGCTCAAGCCCGGTTTGCGGGTGGTCTAG
- a CDS encoding RluA family pseudouridine synthase: MSDTVTPAPPAFDIAARVLYRDGMMLVIDKPAGLAVHKGPKGGETLADHLDALRFGLPNAPELAHRLDKDTSGCLVLGRHRKALADLGKAFADGTVGKTYMAVVRGVPGETRGRIELRLAKRSPTRGWWMAVDPKGQEAITEWEMIAQGEGLAVLALSPLTGRTHQLRVHLDAIGHPILGDSIYGGASRLPGGPILHLHSRRAVIPQKKGREAVDVRAPLPLHMRATLERAGFDPATLEAQADAAVFTPRADR, encoded by the coding sequence ATGAGCGACACCGTCACGCCCGCCCCGCCCGCCTTCGACATCGCCGCCCGCGTGCTCTACCGCGACGGTATGATGCTGGTCATCGACAAGCCGGCGGGCCTTGCCGTGCATAAAGGCCCGAAGGGCGGCGAGACGCTGGCCGACCATCTCGACGCGCTGCGCTTCGGCCTGCCCAATGCGCCGGAACTCGCGCACCGGCTCGACAAGGATACCTCCGGCTGTCTCGTGCTCGGCCGTCACCGCAAGGCGCTGGCCGACCTCGGCAAGGCGTTTGCCGACGGCACAGTGGGCAAGACCTATATGGCCGTGGTGCGCGGCGTGCCGGGCGAGACGCGCGGGCGCATCGAGCTGCGCCTCGCCAAGCGCTCGCCGACGCGCGGCTGGTGGATGGCGGTCGACCCCAAGGGCCAGGAAGCCATCACCGAGTGGGAGATGATCGCGCAGGGCGAGGGGTTGGCGGTGCTGGCACTCTCGCCGCTCACCGGGCGCACGCACCAGCTGCGCGTGCATCTCGACGCCATCGGCCATCCGATTCTGGGCGATTCCATCTATGGCGGTGCCTCGCGCCTGCCGGGCGGGCCGATCCTGCACCTGCATTCGCGCCGGGCGGTGATCCCGCAGAAGAAGGGGCGCGAGGCGGTGGATGTGCGGGCGCCTCTGCCCCTGCACATGCGCGCCACGCTGGAGCGCGCCGGCTTCGATCCCGCCACGCTGGAAGCGCAGGCGGACGCCGCCGTCTTCACGCCACGGGCGGACCGGTAA
- a CDS encoding antitoxin MazE family protein, with protein MATSVRARVQRRRDALRAAGLRPVQIWLPDTRRPGFADECRRQSRNVARADLADQDVQSFIDAAWADVVADE; from the coding sequence ATGGCCACATCGGTTCGGGCACGGGTTCAGCGACGTCGCGATGCGTTGCGGGCGGCGGGGCTTCGCCCTGTGCAGATATGGCTACCCGATACGCGGCGTCCGGGCTTCGCTGATGAGTGCCGGCGGCAGTCGCGGAACGTCGCCAGGGCCGACCTGGCGGATCAGGATGTGCAGTCCTTCATCGATGCGGCCTGGGCCGATGTCGTGGCGGACGAGTGA
- a CDS encoding rhodanese-like domain-containing protein, which yields MKKGYKQLLAEADAVVSAIDVAEAAALHGRDDVVFVDLRDPREREREGAIPGAFSCPRGLLEFWIDPESPYAKEVFQQDKRFVFYCSLGWRSALATRTAQEMGLEKLCHLTGGFTAWKAAGAPVETVVAKG from the coding sequence ATGAAGAAGGGCTACAAGCAGCTGCTCGCCGAGGCCGACGCCGTGGTGAGCGCCATCGACGTGGCGGAGGCCGCGGCCCTGCACGGCCGCGACGACGTGGTCTTCGTCGATCTGCGCGACCCGCGCGAGCGCGAGCGCGAGGGCGCCATTCCCGGCGCCTTCTCCTGCCCCCGCGGCCTGCTGGAATTCTGGATCGACCCGGAAAGCCCCTACGCCAAAGAGGTCTTCCAGCAGGACAAGCGCTTCGTCTTCTACTGCTCGCTCGGCTGGCGCTCGGCACTGGCGACCAGGACGGCGCAGGAAATGGGGCTGGAAAAGCTGTGCCACCTCACGGGCGGCTTCACCGCCTGGAAGGCGGCCGGCGCGCCGGTGGAGACGGTCGTGGCGAAAGGGTGA
- a CDS encoding type II toxin-antitoxin system PemK/MazF family toxin — MMRGHLVTVSLPGDIGKPRPALVIQADQFAETATVTVLPLSGTLVDAPLIRIPVEPSEANGLRKSSQIMVDKPMTIRRDRTGPSFGQLEDEVMLRVTRSLALFLGLG, encoded by the coding sequence GTGATGCGCGGGCATCTCGTGACGGTGTCGCTGCCCGGTGATATCGGCAAGCCCCGGCCGGCGCTGGTGATCCAGGCGGACCAGTTCGCTGAGACGGCGACCGTCACGGTACTGCCTCTGTCCGGCACATTGGTCGATGCGCCGCTGATCCGTATTCCAGTGGAACCGAGCGAGGCCAACGGGTTACGCAAGTCCTCGCAGATCATGGTCGACAAGCCGATGACGATCCGGCGCGACCGGACCGGCCCAAGCTTCGGCCAGCTGGAAGACGAGGTGATGCTTCGGGTCACGCGCTCGCTGGCGCTGTTTCTCGGCCTGGGCTGA
- a CDS encoding Fur family transcriptional regulator produces the protein MSVLPLPAGPHGHDHDGHDHDHAACVAGAIARFEARCAKSGARLTLLRRRVLEELADSHTPLGAYDIVERLGASGEKPPPMSVYRALDFLVSEGLAHRIESRNAYLVCGREHGPDDVIVFLICEGCGVTAEVASHAIGRDLAWATRAEGFTPRTPVVEIAGTCAKCRAATAQADAVTTPAEAAR, from the coding sequence ATGTCGGTTTTACCTCTCCCCGCCGGCCCGCACGGGCATGACCACGATGGCCACGACCATGACCACGCGGCCTGCGTCGCCGGGGCCATCGCCCGCTTCGAGGCGCGCTGCGCCAAAAGCGGCGCGCGGCTGACCTTGCTGCGTCGCCGTGTGCTGGAGGAACTGGCCGACAGCCATACCCCGCTCGGCGCCTATGACATCGTCGAAAGGCTCGGCGCCTCCGGCGAGAAGCCGCCGCCGATGTCGGTCTACCGGGCGCTGGACTTTCTGGTCAGCGAGGGGTTGGCCCACCGCATCGAAAGCCGCAACGCCTATCTCGTCTGCGGGCGCGAACACGGCCCCGACGATGTGATCGTATTCCTCATCTGCGAGGGCTGCGGCGTGACGGCGGAAGTCGCCTCCCACGCCATCGGCCGCGACCTCGCCTGGGCGACCCGCGCCGAGGGCTTCACCCCGCGCACCCCTGTGGTGGAGATCGCCGGCACCTGCGCAAAGTGCCGCGCCGCTACGGCGCAAGCGGACGCCGTCACCACGCCCGCCGAGGCGGCCCGTTGA
- a CDS encoding 3-hydroxybutyrate dehydrogenase codes for MSLKGKNAVVTGSTSGIGLAIARAFAAEGVNVTLNGFGDAAEIEALRAGIASEFGVRALYSDADLTKAAACAGLVAYAEKELGSVDILVNNAGMQHVAPVEEFPDDKWDLILALNLSAAFHAIKAAVPGMKARQWGRIINTGSAHALVASPFKSAYVAAKHGIAGLTKTVALETAPFGITVNAICPGYVWTPLVEKQIPDTMKARGMTEQQVKDMLLAEQPTKQFVTVEEVAALAVFLASDAARSITGAMQQMDGGWVAK; via the coding sequence ATGTCCCTGAAGGGTAAGAACGCCGTCGTCACCGGCTCCACCAGTGGCATCGGCCTCGCCATCGCCCGCGCCTTCGCCGCCGAGGGGGTGAATGTCACGCTGAACGGCTTCGGCGATGCGGCCGAGATCGAGGCGCTGCGCGCCGGCATCGCAAGCGAATTCGGCGTCCGCGCGCTTTATTCCGACGCCGACCTCACCAAGGCGGCGGCCTGCGCCGGGCTGGTGGCCTATGCGGAGAAGGAACTCGGTTCGGTCGACATTCTCGTGAACAATGCCGGCATGCAGCATGTCGCGCCGGTGGAGGAATTCCCCGACGACAAATGGGACCTCATTCTGGCGCTGAACCTGTCCGCCGCCTTCCACGCCATCAAGGCCGCCGTGCCCGGCATGAAGGCGCGGCAGTGGGGCCGCATCATCAACACAGGCTCCGCCCATGCGCTGGTGGCCTCGCCGTTCAAATCCGCCTACGTCGCCGCCAAGCACGGTATCGCCGGCCTGACCAAGACCGTGGCGCTGGAGACGGCGCCGTTCGGCATTACCGTCAACGCCATCTGCCCCGGCTATGTCTGGACGCCGCTGGTGGAAAAGCAGATTCCCGACACGATGAAGGCGCGCGGCATGACCGAGCAGCAGGTGAAGGACATGCTGCTGGCGGAGCAGCCGACCAAGCAGTTCGTCACCGTGGAGGAAGTCGCGGCGCTGGCGGTGTTCCTCGCCAGTGACGCGGCACGCTCCATCACGGGTGCTATGCAGCAGATGGATGGCGGCTGGGTGGCGAAGTAG
- the ispG gene encoding flavodoxin-dependent (E)-4-hydroxy-3-methylbut-2-enyl-diphosphate synthase, translating to MDALSPAPVVAPELEAAGPAPRRRTVAVKVGGVTVGGGAPVVVQSMTNTDTADAEGTARQIAALARAGSEIVRITVDREEAAMAVPEIKERLLKMGLDTPIVGDFHYNGHLLLTKYPACAEALDKYRINPGNVGFGEKRDRHFTTIVEQAIRYRKAVRIGANWGSLDGDLLTALMDENARLPRPAEARAVTREALVRSALLSAALAEEIGLPRDQIILSAKVSAVQDLITVYAELARRADYALHLGLTEAGMGSKGIVASSTAMGVLLQQGIGDTIRVSLTPEPGGDRTREVTVAQEMLQTMGLRTFVPLVAACPGCGRTTSTTFQELAFEVQDFIRTSMPEWKKRYPGVETLNVAVMGCIVNGPGESKHADIGISLPGTGEFPTAPVYLDGKKAMTLRGPSLREDFKKIVEDYVERRFGVTGTAPAPGVDAGIDAAE from the coding sequence ATGGACGCCCTCTCCCCCGCCCCCGTCGTCGCCCCCGAGCTTGAAGCCGCCGGGCCCGCCCCGCGCCGCCGCACCGTGGCGGTGAAGGTCGGCGGCGTCACCGTCGGCGGCGGCGCGCCCGTCGTCGTGCAGTCGATGACCAACACCGACACGGCGGACGCCGAAGGCACCGCAAGGCAGATCGCCGCGCTGGCCCGCGCCGGCTCGGAAATCGTCCGCATCACCGTGGACCGCGAGGAAGCGGCGATGGCGGTGCCCGAGATCAAGGAGCGTCTGCTCAAGATGGGGCTCGATACCCCCATCGTCGGCGACTTCCATTACAACGGCCATTTGCTGCTGACGAAGTACCCCGCCTGTGCCGAGGCGCTCGACAAATACCGCATCAATCCCGGCAATGTCGGTTTCGGCGAGAAGCGCGACCGCCACTTCACCACCATCGTCGAGCAGGCGATCCGCTACCGCAAGGCGGTGCGCATCGGTGCCAATTGGGGCTCGCTCGACGGCGACCTGCTCACCGCCCTGATGGACGAAAACGCCAGGCTCCCCCGCCCGGCGGAAGCGCGCGCCGTCACCCGCGAGGCGCTGGTGCGCTCGGCCCTGCTCTCGGCCGCGCTGGCGGAGGAGATCGGCCTGCCGCGCGATCAGATCATCCTCTCCGCCAAGGTCTCGGCGGTACAGGACCTCATCACCGTCTATGCCGAACTGGCGCGCCGCGCCGATTACGCGCTGCATCTCGGCCTCACCGAGGCCGGCATGGGCTCCAAGGGCATCGTCGCCTCCTCCACCGCCATGGGCGTGCTGCTCCAGCAGGGCATCGGCGACACGATCCGCGTCTCGCTCACCCCCGAACCCGGCGGCGACCGCACCCGCGAGGTGACGGTGGCGCAGGAAATGCTGCAGACCATGGGCCTGCGCACCTTCGTGCCGCTGGTCGCCGCCTGCCCCGGCTGCGGGCGCACCACCTCCACCACCTTCCAGGAACTGGCCTTCGAGGTGCAGGATTTCATCCGCACCTCCATGCCGGAATGGAAGAAGCGCTATCCCGGCGTCGAGACGCTGAACGTCGCGGTCATGGGCTGCATCGTCAACGGGCCGGGCGAGTCGAAGCACGCCGATATCGGCATCTCGCTGCCCGGCACCGGCGAGTTCCCCACCGCCCCAGTCTATCTCGACGGCAAGAAGGCGATGACGCTGCGCGGCCCTTCCCTGCGCGAGGACTTCAAGAAGATCGTCGAGGACTATGTCGAGCGCCGCTTCGGCGTCACCGGCACTGCGCCCGCGCCGGGCGTCGATGCCGGCATTGATGCGGCGGAGTGA